The following coding sequences lie in one Arachis hypogaea cultivar Tifrunner chromosome 9, arahy.Tifrunner.gnm2.J5K5, whole genome shotgun sequence genomic window:
- the LOC112711136 gene encoding golgin candidate 3-like isoform X1: MDTQQEKEKAVHELTRLKQHLLEKEAEESEKIDEDIKTIEDLRQSNDYLRAQVSNLERTLKQAVLSQEELKMANNSEVLKSREIIDDLDKKLSNCIGTIDAKNHELLNLQTALGQYYAKIEAKEHLERELVRAREETTRLTQLLREEIVFVLCLLEEASRCVIRFLHWPKQELCLLFVL; the protein is encoded by the exons ATGGATACACAGCAAGAAAAGGAGAAAGCAGTACATGAATTGACCCGCCTTAAACAACATTTGTTGGAAAAG GAAGCTGAAGAATCAGAAAAAATAGACGAAGACATCAAAACTATTGAAGATCTAAGGCAAAGCAATGATTATTTAAGGGCTCAAGTATCAAATCTTGAGAGAACCCTGAAGCAGGCAGTTTTAAGTCAGGAAGAACTGAAGATGGCAAACAACAGCGAAGTTCTCAAGTCTAGAGAAATCATCGACGACCTGGACAAGAAGCTTTCAAACTGTATCGGCACAATAGATGCTAAGAATCATGAACTTTTGAATCTACAGACCGCTCTTGGGCAGTACTATGCTAAAATTGAAGCCAAG GAACATTTAGAACGAGAGTTGGTTCGTGCAAGAGAAGAAACAACTAGGCTTACTCAACTTCTGAGA GAAGAGATTGTTTTTGTCTTATGCCTACTGGAGGAGGCAAGTCGATGTGTTATCAGATTCCTACACTGGCCAAAACAGGAATTGTGCTTGTTGTTTGTCCTTTAA
- the LOC112711136 gene encoding golgin candidate 3-like isoform X2 produces MDTQQEKEKAVHELTRLKQHLLEKEAEESEKIDEDIKTIEDLRQSNDYLRAQVSNLERTLKQAVLSQEELKMANNSEVLKSREIIDDLDKKLSNCIGTIDAKNHELLNLQTALGQYYAKIEAKEHLERELVRAREETTRLTQLLRSFFELEVQKTTNYDS; encoded by the exons ATGGATACACAGCAAGAAAAGGAGAAAGCAGTACATGAATTGACCCGCCTTAAACAACATTTGTTGGAAAAG GAAGCTGAAGAATCAGAAAAAATAGACGAAGACATCAAAACTATTGAAGATCTAAGGCAAAGCAATGATTATTTAAGGGCTCAAGTATCAAATCTTGAGAGAACCCTGAAGCAGGCAGTTTTAAGTCAGGAAGAACTGAAGATGGCAAACAACAGCGAAGTTCTCAAGTCTAGAGAAATCATCGACGACCTGGACAAGAAGCTTTCAAACTGTATCGGCACAATAGATGCTAAGAATCATGAACTTTTGAATCTACAGACCGCTCTTGGGCAGTACTATGCTAAAATTGAAGCCAAG GAACATTTAGAACGAGAGTTGGTTCGTGCAAGAGAAGAAACAACTAGGCTTACTCAACTTCTGAGA AGTTTCTTTGAACTTGAAGTGCAAAAAACTACAAACTACGACTCATGA
- the LOC112711136 gene encoding golgin candidate 3-like isoform X3, translating to MDTQQEKEKAVHELTRLKQHLLEKEAEESEKIDEDIKTIEDLRQSNDYLRAQVSNLERTLKQAVLSQEELKMANNSEVLKSREIIDDLDKKLSNCIGTIDAKNHELLNLQTALGQYYAKIEAKEHLERELVRAREETTRLTQLLRV from the exons ATGGATACACAGCAAGAAAAGGAGAAAGCAGTACATGAATTGACCCGCCTTAAACAACATTTGTTGGAAAAG GAAGCTGAAGAATCAGAAAAAATAGACGAAGACATCAAAACTATTGAAGATCTAAGGCAAAGCAATGATTATTTAAGGGCTCAAGTATCAAATCTTGAGAGAACCCTGAAGCAGGCAGTTTTAAGTCAGGAAGAACTGAAGATGGCAAACAACAGCGAAGTTCTCAAGTCTAGAGAAATCATCGACGACCTGGACAAGAAGCTTTCAAACTGTATCGGCACAATAGATGCTAAGAATCATGAACTTTTGAATCTACAGACCGCTCTTGGGCAGTACTATGCTAAAATTGAAGCCAAG GAACATTTAGAACGAGAGTTGGTTCGTGCAAGAGAAGAAACAACTAGGCTTACTCAACTTCTGAGAGTATGA
- the LOC112711136 gene encoding golgin candidate 4-like isoform X4, giving the protein MEMTKIRDELNEKVSEIKGLQIELTRRESDVAGEAVDSLKRLVKTLEKENATLKMKKNEIEAALETSRKSFAANVLSSASQMSDPSKSFPEKEVMKRSITKAR; this is encoded by the exons ATGGAGATGACAAAAATACGTGATGAACTAAATGAGAAAGTATCAGAAATAAAGGGACTACAAATTGAGTTAACTAGAAGGGAAAGTGACGTAGCAGGTGAGGCAGTGGATAGCTTGAAAAGACTTGTCAAAACCTTAGAGAAGGAAAATGCCACTCTTAAG ATGAAAAAGAATGAAATTGAGGCTGCTCTTGAAACAAGCAGGAAGTCTTTTGCGGCTAATGTCCTTTCCAGTGCTTCTCAG ATGTCAGATCCTTCCAAAAGTTTTCcagaaaaggaagtaatgaaaagATCCATTACAAAAGCTAGATAA